A genome region from Solanum pennellii chromosome 12, SPENNV200 includes the following:
- the LOC107006335 gene encoding uncharacterized protein LOC107006335 has product MLSNNEELDKKRLTPRGFGFLRMNPPSFIGSSTTEDPENLVEDLKKDFDVICIVDAERVELDAYYLNNNFIARPAQSQESVTHRHSSAPTCANCCRTHPGKCRDGHTYYFNCGQEGHFIRVGPKNMQGSGNLANRAQSSLVAQPNKAAPRGATSGIDGGVNHLYAITSRHDQENSLDVFTSMIKVITFDVYALLDVGSILSFVTP; this is encoded by the exons ATGTTGAGCAATAACGAAGAGCTCGACAAGAAGAGGCTGACACCTCGAGGATTCGGGtttttgagaatgaatcctccaagTTTCATTGGTTCGAGTACTACAGAGGATCCGGAGAATTTAGttgaggatttgaagaaggatTTTGATGTGATATGCATCGTTGATGCGGAAAGAGTTGAACTAGATGCATACTATCTGAATAAT aatttcatAGCTAGACCAGCGCAGTCTCAAGAAAGTGTGACACATAGACATAGCTCGGCTCCTACATGTGCTAATTGTTGTAGAACCCACCCAGGTAAATGTCGTGATGGACATACATATTACTTCAACTGTGGTCAAGAAGGTCACTTCATTAGAGTGGGCCCTAAGAACATGCAAGGTAGTGGAAATCTGGCAAACAGAGCTCAATCTTCATTAGTTGCTCAACCAAACAAagctgcacctagaggagccacTTCAGGTATTGATGGAGGGGTAAACCATCTatatgcaatcactagccgccATGATCAAGAGAACTCACTAGATGTTTTCACTAGTATGATCAAAGTCATTACTTTTGATGTGTATGCTTTGCTAGATGTAGGATCAAttttgtcttttgttactccttaa